The segment CCATCATTTACACCATCACATAAATATCGTCGTCTTTTACTTCTATCTCGTATACTTCTACACAGCCATTGTCTGGTTTTTGGACAAGTCCAGTAACAAGAGAAATCTTCCAGTCATAAAGCGGGCAGAAGACATACTCTCCAGAGACAATCCCTTCTGCCAATGGACCATTTTTATACGGGCTGCGGTTCTCTATCGCTCTGACCTCTCCATTGGAAAGATGAAATAAAGCGATTGATTTTCCTTTTATTTGAACTTCTTTGCCGATTTGTTGCGGCAGTTCAGATTTCTTCATGATTTTCGTCCATTCTTTTGTTGCAGTCATCCTATTTCCCCCTCCAGTATAATCGAGAAGATTATCCTTTAATCACTTCAAACATATCTCGCTTCTTTTGGTCGCTCAGTACAGAAGACCATGCTTCTTCGTATGTTGCTCTTGCTTTATCAAAGCTAGCTACAAGCTTACTAACATTTTCTTCATTCAATAGTGTTTCTTTAACAACCGCCGCGCCTGTGCGTTCGACCCAAGGAGCTGTTCTTTCCCCATAAGTTGCATTTTCTCGGTAATATTGCACATATGCTTTTGCCATTGTTATGACTTCTTCTTCCGTTGTTACAGTTATTAAGCTGTCACATTCACGAACTTCCGTACCGCCATTTCCGCCAAAATACAGTTGATAGCCATTTTCTACACAAACAACGCCAAAGTCCTTTGTTAACACTTCTGCACAGTTCCGCGGACAGCCTGTAACACCCATTTTCATTTTATGCGGCGTATCCACCATCTCAATTGCTTGCTCTAATTTAATGCCAAGTCCAAGAGAATCCTGTGTACCAAATCGGCAAAATGCTGAACCGACACATGATTTTACGTTGCGCAGTGATTTAGAATAGGCATAACCAGACCGCATTCCTAAATCCTCCCAAACATGCGGCACATCCTCTTTCTTAACACCATATAAGCCAATCCGGCTGGCACCAGTGATTTTTACTAATGGAACATTGTACTTCTTCGCTGCTTCTCCCAATTTAATTAAATCTTCTGCAGTTGTTGTTCCACCATACATACGAGGAACAACCGAAAATGTCCCGTCATTTTGGATATTCCCTTCCATCTTCTCATTAACAAATCTTGATGCTTTGTCATCTTCATACTCTTCAGGGAACAGCATGCGCATATAATAGTTCAAGGCCGGACGACATTTTGAACAGCCTTCAGCACTTGCAAAATCAAGGACGATACGAACTTCCTTCGGTGATTTCATTTGCTTTTCTTTTATTTGTGCGACAACCTCGTCACGAGTAAGTGATGTACAGCTGCACATGCCTGTTTTTTGCAGTGAAGCATCAAAGCTGTCACCAAGTGTGTGTGCAAGGATGCTTTCGACCATTGGTTTACATTTACCGCAAGACCCGCCGGCTTTTGTACAGCCCTTCACTTCTTCAAAGGTTGTAAGTC is part of the Niallia taxi genome and harbors:
- the nirD gene encoding nitrite reductase small subunit NirD: MTATKEWTKIMKKSELPQQIGKEVQIKGKSIALFHLSNGEVRAIENRSPYKNGPLAEGIVSGEYVFCPLYDWKISLVTGLVQKPDNGCVEVYEIEVKDDDIYVMV